The DNA sequence GTTGACTTAATCTATGGAAAAGCATGATGATGACATCCAAGAAGCATATTGTACCAACAAGAAATATTCGATAACAATAGGTCGTTGATTCCTTTTAGGAGTTAATGGCCTTTTTTGTTATCGTACAGCCTATGAATCTGGTGAAAAACCGGAAACGGCCACAAGAAGCAATATGCTCTCTAGGACAGGTGATCATGGGCTTTTTTATTGCCGGTAATTGATGTTAAATCTTAAATCAATCAGGAGACGATCATGCCGACGATTATACAAATTCATGGGTGGAGAGTATTTTTTTACGCAAATGAAAACAAAGAACCGATTCATGTGCATTGCGAGAATGGTGACAAGGCATGTAAGTACTGGATTGAAGAAGAAAATTTTGAAATAGAGGAAGCGTGGAACTATAAGTATGAACAACAAAGATAAAAGAACGGTGAAAAAAATTTTCTTTGAGAACTTTGATTATATCGTTCAAGAATGGGATAATTTCCAGAAGAGGAAAAAATAATGCAAAAATTTCATGCAGTAAAAGATGTAATATTGTCTGATACAGAAATGTTTCTTACGATAGATGAGAAACAATATTCGTTCAAATTGTCTGATATATCATCGAAACTACAGAATGCGACACAGCAGGAACGAAACACCTTTACGATTAGTACAAGCGGTTATGGTATTCACTGGCCTTTGCTTGACGAAGATCTATCGATAGACGGACTTCTGGGTATTAAGCACGAACCAAAAAGAATAAATAAATATGCAAAAGATAGAACTTGATTTTTGTGAGTTTAATTAAGCAACTGTCCTGCTAAAACACATTATAATGTCTATACGTTTGTTTGAGTTGATGTTGGTGTGATGATAAATATAAAGGCCTGGGTCTGCATCCCGAAAAGCCGTAATCTCCAACGACCTGCCTTTAATTCTTATCTGGAGAGTCATTTTGAGGGATGATCTTGAATATAGATAGGACTTACGCATTTGTTAACAAATACTGAGTAATAGCATATCTGGCAGGAGAAGTTTTTGCTCATACCAGGAAATTTGTTCTTTGATACGTCTTATTTTCAATTCGAATGTCAGCTATAAAAATATTGTTTAGCATATATCTATAGCGTTTCTTATGGCTTTTTCTTGACCGTAAACTCATTTCTCAGTAGTATACAGACCTGTATAGAATTACCGTTTCTTTGTACTGTTTATCCTATGAGAGAACCACAATCGCTATTCTTAACAGAGGATTCACTGGGAATCGTTACTGATCTCTACCAGCTTACGATGGCTGCCGGATATTTTGAACATGGAATGCATGACATCACAACTTTTGAATTATTCGTTCGCCAATTGCCTGAGAATCGTTCTTATCTCATCACAGCAGGAATAGAACAAGCGATCCACTACCTCACTCATATTAAATTCTCAGAGGACAACATTCAGTTCTTAAGGCAGCTACCCGCATTTAAGCACGTAAGCTGTGAATTTTTTAAATATTTAAAAAACTTTACCTTCAGCGGCACTGTCTATGCTATGCCTGAAGGAACCATTGCCTTTTCAGACGAACCTCTAATGCGGGTAACAGCCCCCATTATTGAGGCACAGCTTGTAGAAACATACCTGCTTTCAGTAATCAACTTCCAAACGTTAATTGCAACAAAATCATCAAGGATTGTATACGCAGCCAAAGGACGGGAGGTAATTGATTTTGGTATACGCCGTGCCCACGGTCCTCAGGCAGGTATCCTTGCCGCTAGATCAAGTTTTATCGGTGGATGCAGTAGCACCTCGAATGTATTTGCCGCCTATACATTAGGGATACCCGCGGTAGGAACCATTGCCCATTCATGGGTCATGGCCTTTGAGAATGAACTGGATTCATTTCATAAATTCTATGAGACGTTTCCTGATTATACGGTTTTGCTTATCGATACTTACGATACCTTAGCCGGAGCGCAACACGCAGCTATGATCAGCAACAAAATCAAAGGAGTTCGCATTGATAGTGGCGATGTATTAAAACTCAGCAAAGAAGTACGGAAAATTTTAGATACCAAAGGATTACAACATGTCAAAATCATCGCTAGCGGCGATTTACATGAGAACCGTATCGATGATTTATTAAAAAATAATGCACCTATTGACTCTTTTGGGGTAGGTACCGAAATGGTAACCTCGAAAGATTCCCCAGCGCTGGGTGGTGTCTATAAATTAGTTGAACAAGAACATAAGAGAAAAATCATTCCGAAAATGAAGCTGAGTAAAGGAAAAGTTACCTATCCGGGTAAAAAACAAGTGTATCGTATTACTGATGCCGTTGGTAATTTTGTAAAGGATGTGATTGGACTTGAGGGTGAGAATATTGAAGGAACCCCTCTTTTAATACCTGTTATAAAAGATGGGAAGCCATGCTATAATTTACCCACAATTCATGATATTCAACGTACCGCATCAGAAAACCTTACACACTTACCAAACCCATTCAAACATTTAACAGATGCAGAAACATATCCGGTATATAAAAGTCACGGACTGGAGGTGAAAAAACAAGAGGCTGAAAAAATAGTAAGGAATATGAATGTGTGATGCAAAATTTGTTTGCTAAATAGAAAATCACATATTACATTAAAGATATGAAAATTGCGTTGGCACAGATTAATCAAACCGTAGGCGACTTTCAAAAAAATACCGAAAAAATCTGCTCATATATTAACCGCGCTAAGAATCAGGGCGCCAATCTCGTTATTTTCCCGGAATTAGCCGTTACCGGTTATCCGCCAAAGGACCTCTTGGATATCCCTTCATTTATCGATAAAAATCTCCAGGCTTTAGATGAAATAACCCGTTGTACCTATGGTATCTCTGCCATTGTAGGCTTTGTTGATAAAAACAAACAACCCTACGGCAAGCTTGTTCATAATGCCGCGGCATTTATTCAAGATCAAAAGATTGTTTCCGTCCATCATAAATCACTCCTGCCAACCTACGATGTATTTGACGAGTACCGTTACTTTGAACCAGCACATACTATTTTCCCTAGAGAATTTATGGGTAATGCATTAGGGATATCTATCTGCGAGGATATATGGAATGATGAGGAATTTTGGACACGCCCTTTATATGAAGCAGATCCCATAGAAAGCCTGATCTCTCAAAAAGCTACTATCATTATAAACATCTCCTCGTCACCCTTTGCGGTAGAGAAACACGAGAAAATACGATTGCCTATGCTTACCCATGATGCCAGAAAATATAGAGTTCCGCTTTTCTATGTAAATCAGGTTGGAGGCAATGATGAGCTTGTCTTTGATGGAAATAGCACCGTAATAAATGCCGAAGGCAAGCTTATTGCCCAGGCAGCCGCTTTTGAAGAAGATTTGATGGTTATCGACATTGAAAATCCGGTACAACTGCAGGCCAAAGCTTATACCCCTATCGAAACTGTTCATAAGGCCTTGATTGTAGGACTTCGGGATTATACAGCAAAATGTGGTTTTAAGAACGTAGTTATTGGCCTTAGCGGAGGCATTGATTCTGCTGTTACCGCTGCATTAGCTGTCGAATCGTTAGGGAGTGACAATGTTATTGGAGTACTCATGCCGTCTCAGTTCTCATCACAGAGTAGTATCGAAGATGCGGTAAAACTCTCCCAAAACCTCCTGATTCCCTACAAGATCATATCGATTGAAGGAATATTTGAAACGTATCAGAGTGTCCTGAAACCGGAATTCGAAGGGATGCCCTTTGATATTACCGAAGAAAACCTGCAGGCGCGCATCCGCGGTAATATCATTATGGCACTTTCCAACAAATATGGATACCTCGTTTTGACAACTGGAAATAAATCGGAATTGGCTGTAGGTTATTGCACCTTATATGGGGATATGAGTGGCGGACTAGCGTTGCTATCCGATGTGCCAAAAACAATGGTATATGAACTAGCCAGGTATATAAATCGGGAAAAAGAAATTATCCCACAAAATAGTATGAGCAAAGCCCCTTCGGCAGAATTAAAACCGAATCAATTCGATCAGGATACCTTGCCATCTTACGACATCTTGGATACTATCTTAAAGGCGTACATAGAAGATACGAAGTGCATTGCTGAAATTATTCAAATGGGATTTGATGAAAAAATCGTGCGTGACGTTATCGGGAAGGTAAACAGAAATGAATACAAGAGGCGGCAAGCAGCTCCAGGTATAAAAGTAACTTCTAAGGCATTTGGATCTGGAAGGCGTATGCCGATTGCTCATAAGTTTGTCTACTAAATCTACAAATTTTTAGTACTTTGCGCTCTCGGTGCCTTTGTGGTAAATTTTTAAGATGAAAAACTCAAAAGTAAAATTGCCCATTGGAGTTTTCGATTCAGGTATCGGTGGAATATCTGTCCTGGCTGAAATACTAAAGCTGCTATCCCATGAAGAATTTATTTATTTTGCCGATACGCTTCATTCTCCCTATGGGATCAAGCCGGAAAATATTGTTCAATCTTTATCGATAAAGGCTGCTGAGTTTCTATCCCTCCTCGGTATTAAATCTCTGGTTATTGCATGTAACACAGCCACAAGCGCTGCAATTAGCAATATCCGAAAAATGCAT is a window from the Candidatus Jettenia sp. genome containing:
- a CDS encoding NAD+ synthase, translating into MAQINQTVGDFQKNTEKICSYINRAKNQGANLVIFPELAVTGYPPKDLLDIPSFIDKNLQALDEITRCTYGISAIVGFVDKNKQPYGKLVHNAAAFIQDQKIVSVHHKSLLPTYDVFDEYRYFEPAHTIFPREFMGNALGISICEDIWNDEEFWTRPLYEADPIESLISQKATIIINISSSPFAVEKHEKIRLPMLTHDARKYRVPLFYVNQVGGNDELVFDGNSTVINAEGKLIAQAAAFEEDLMVIDIENPVQLQAKAYTPIETVHKALIVGLRDYTAKCGFKNVVIGLSGGIDSAVTAALAVESLGSDNVIGVLMPSQFSSQSSIEDAVKLSQNLLIPYKIISIEGIFETYQSVLKPEFEGMPFDITEENLQARIRGNIIMALSNKYGYLVLTTGNKSELAVGYCTLYGDMSGGLALLSDVPKTMVYELARYINREKEIIPQNSMSKAPSAELKPNQFDQDTLPSYDILDTILKAYIEDTKCIAEIIQMGFDEKIVRDVIGKVNRNEYKRRQAAPGIKVTSKAFGSGRRMPIAHKFVY
- a CDS encoding nicotinate phosphoribosyltransferase, with product MREPQSLFLTEDSLGIVTDLYQLTMAAGYFEHGMHDITTFELFVRQLPENRSYLITAGIEQAIHYLTHIKFSEDNIQFLRQLPAFKHVSCEFFKYLKNFTFSGTVYAMPEGTIAFSDEPLMRVTAPIIEAQLVETYLLSVINFQTLIATKSSRIVYAAKGREVIDFGIRRAHGPQAGILAARSSFIGGCSSTSNVFAAYTLGIPAVGTIAHSWVMAFENELDSFHKFYETFPDYTVLLIDTYDTLAGAQHAAMISNKIKGVRIDSGDVLKLSKEVRKILDTKGLQHVKIIASGDLHENRIDDLLKNNAPIDSFGVGTEMVTSKDSPALGGVYKLVEQEHKRKIIPKMKLSKGKVTYPGKKQVYRITDAVGNFVKDVIGLEGENIEGTPLLIPVIKDGKPCYNLPTIHDIQRTASENLTHLPNPFKHLTDAETYPVYKSHGLEVKKQEAEKIVRNMNV
- a CDS encoding DUF2442 domain-containing protein, which gives rise to MQKFHAVKDVILSDTEMFLTIDEKQYSFKLSDISSKLQNATQQERNTFTISTSGYGIHWPLLDEDLSIDGLLGIKHEPKRINKYAKDRT
- a CDS encoding DUF4160 domain-containing protein; amino-acid sequence: MPTIIQIHGWRVFFYANENKEPIHVHCENGDKACKYWIEEENFEIEEAWNYKYEQQR